A single genomic interval of Chitinophaga sp. 180180018-3 harbors:
- a CDS encoding TetR/AcrR family transcriptional regulator codes for MPAREKKEKIDASTEERIKAAARIVFTRKGYAATKVRDIAAEADINLSLVNYYFRSKEKLFQLVMSEVVEKLMNGITVVLNNEQLSLPEKLTQVVDQYITLLLNNPDFPLFMVNEIFAGSNELFSGNRRNAVFQSHLFKQLAELQEEGKLKFHPLQLMMNMIGFVVMPFLARPLLERNKVLKHTEFVALMEERKKLIPLWLKGMIGK; via the coding sequence ATGCCAGCACGTGAAAAGAAAGAAAAAATAGATGCTTCTACCGAGGAAAGGATCAAGGCGGCGGCCCGTATTGTATTTACCAGGAAAGGATATGCGGCTACCAAGGTGAGGGATATTGCTGCGGAGGCAGATATCAATCTCTCCCTGGTCAACTATTATTTCCGCAGCAAGGAAAAGCTGTTTCAGCTGGTTATGTCGGAAGTAGTGGAAAAGCTGATGAATGGCATCACCGTTGTGCTGAATAATGAGCAGCTGTCGTTACCCGAGAAGCTAACGCAGGTGGTAGACCAGTACATTACGCTACTGCTGAATAACCCCGACTTCCCGTTGTTCATGGTAAATGAGATCTTCGCGGGCAGTAATGAATTATTCAGCGGCAACCGCAGGAATGCCGTTTTCCAGTCGCACCTTTTTAAGCAATTGGCGGAGTTACAGGAAGAAGGCAAACTGAAATTTCATCCTTTGCAACTGATGATGAACATGATCGGTTTTGTGGTAATGCCGTTCCTCGCGAGACCGTTGCTGGAGCGGAACAAGGTATTGAAGCACACAGAATTTGTGGCGTTGATGGAAGAACGGAAAAAGCTCATACCGTTGTGGTTGAAAGGGATGATCGGTAAGTAA
- a CDS encoding MbnP family protein, protein MQHFKQTIFSAFFGLVFFASCKKDDVKPSENTGVKATLSVQFDNIAGDKNLQLNTGAYVNAAGESFKVSLLQYYISNIKVRNASGEEFAVPQDSSYFLVSEASASSQFVKVKVPEGDYRTLTFTLGVDSLRSTMDISRRTGVLDPSGGMEGMYWTWNSGYIFFKMEGISDAAPADPSGQHKFRYHIGGFGGYNAVTFNNIKTITIDLNAGGIAKVRQGREANIHLMVDILKMFNGSKNISIAANPTVMFSEFSTIVANNYTQMFHHDHTEN, encoded by the coding sequence ATGCAACATTTTAAACAAACTATATTCAGCGCTTTCTTTGGGTTAGTATTTTTCGCCTCCTGTAAAAAAGATGATGTGAAACCATCCGAAAATACGGGTGTCAAAGCTACGCTGTCTGTGCAGTTCGATAATATTGCGGGCGACAAGAACCTGCAACTCAATACCGGCGCCTATGTGAACGCAGCAGGCGAATCATTTAAGGTATCCCTGCTTCAATATTATATCAGCAATATTAAAGTGCGGAATGCGAGCGGGGAGGAGTTTGCAGTGCCACAGGACAGCAGCTATTTTCTCGTGTCTGAAGCCAGCGCTTCATCTCAATTCGTGAAGGTGAAAGTACCTGAAGGCGATTATCGTACACTGACGTTTACGTTGGGAGTCGATAGTCTGCGCAGCACGATGGATATCAGCCGCAGAACAGGTGTACTGGATCCTTCCGGTGGAATGGAAGGTATGTACTGGACCTGGAACAGCGGCTATATCTTTTTCAAGATGGAAGGCATTTCTGATGCAGCGCCAGCCGATCCTTCCGGGCAGCACAAGTTCCGCTATCATATCGGTGGATTTGGCGGATACAATGCCGTTACTTTCAATAATATCAAAACCATCACCATCGATCTCAATGCGGGTGGTATTGCCAAAGTACGTCAGGGCCGCGAAGCCAATATACATCTGATGGTGGATATTCTGAAGATGTTCAACGGTAGTAAGAACATCAGCATTGCCGCCAAC